From the Chanos chanos chromosome 7, fChaCha1.1, whole genome shotgun sequence genome, the window GCATGTTAAGATAATACATAAAGGAGATGTTCATTTTATACCTCCCTTTAAAGCTCTAAAGtttcttttaatatatttatatatgtatatacatttttacatgtgTAATAAATATGCACAGCACTAGGTTTACcagttgttcattttttttgggAAAGGATATTGGATAAATCCACACATCCAAGTACAGCTTTGCAAACATTTCATGGATTAAGGGACACCACTGTAAGCCCTATTTGCTCAGTAATGTTTTTAAGGAACGGGTGAGGGTGTTAGCAATGGCTGACATGGTGCTTGAGTGACGGGCTAGTGCTTTGATGCTGTGATCCCCAGGAGCACTACCTGAGGCTGCCTCAGCAGCACGCAGCAGACAGATATAGTTCATAACTACCTCATCAACTTTGGCGACAACTTCTCGTTGTTGCTGGGCAGCTGATGCGCCTAGGCCCCGTACCAGGCACATGCAGGCTTCGGATAAGCAGCAGAGCACCTGGAAACTGCAAGTGACAGCCAGCAGCATTTCCTCAGGGCTCCCGTGTGCTTGAGCCATCCGCCGACATGCCCTTCCAAGCTCCTTAGACTCAATAGAAAGCAGCTGCTTGTACTGGGCAAGCTCTTGAGCTTGAAGTGGTGGAACACTTCTGTCACCTCTTCCTACACTAGAGCGTACTAGGGCAATCAGCTCACTCGCATCCCTCTGTACTTCGGAAAAGCCGGTTGGAAAGACATACATGTGGTCCTTCAGTGCATTTATTCGAGCCAGCCTGTCACTAAAACTCATATTGTTAAGGACCTCCCCATACAACTGCTCTCCTGTGGTGTCAAGGACAGGGTTGGGGCTGTGCTGGGAGGTTCCTGCCTCATTAAAATCACCATGATACCTTCTGGGTCCCTCCCCATCTGTGTCATCCTCCTCGGCTAAACTTTTCCTTTTAAAGAAACAGTAGCTGAATGGGCCATTGCACCTCCATGGACTAGTGTCTAGCTTCTGTGATGCCTTTATCTGCTTGCCATCCTTTTGCAGTGGTAACATAACAGAGGCCCTCCAGCTGTCCTTGCTACCAGCTGACCAGCAAGTGGTATGAGAGCCCATAGAACCCTGGGAGTAACTTTTTGATAGCTTCTTCCCTGTAGGTCTTCTCTGCAGTTTGCCGTCACACAAATGTGCAGACACCTGCTGACATCGGCCTGTAGAGGGTGTCCTAGTTCTCTCAAACAGTGTTTCCACACTTCCAGAGCCTGTAGTCACAGTGCTAGAGCTTCGTCTTAGTTCCCTGCCCCTCCGAAGACTATTGGTGGTGGAGTTACATTGATGCAGTGCAGGGGCTGTCATGTGGACATGGTTCTGTCTGAGAGTGTTGGCTGACTCTGACAGTGGAACACTGCAGTTGGTGCTCACTGACGTGCTGTGTTGCAGaagtggaggtggaggtggcggtggagggggaggaggaggaggaggaggaggagtggcaCAGGTTTTGGCTTGCCGTAGTAAAATTGGGGGCTGGTCTCTCCCTCCCGGCAGCATTCCATGCTGTTCTGTGCGAGCTACACTAGGGGtggcagagaaacaaagagaatcGTTAGGCGTCTGTCGAACAGCATGCTTCATCCTGCAGTTAGACTTGAGCCAGTCCTCTGTGCCGGCATGGGGTAAGCCGCTGCGAGTCCCGGAGGATGACCTGCAAGGGCCACCCTCACGGATACTGTCTGTCCTACCCAGGGACAGAAACCGCTCGGGGCTAACACCTTGCTCTAACTTGCCCTCAAGGTCGGAAAATGAGCTTCTTCTCTCGAAGCCACAGGGTCTCACATCAAGGCTGTTGGTGGGTCTCTGAGCATGCATGTCAGGACTCCTCTTCAGTTTAGCAGGCAAGGTGGCTGAGTGGTATATTCTGGGACTTTTGCTTGTTGCTCTTAAGGAGGCTGCACTGGGGTGAGTCAAATTTGGGCTAAGAAGGGGAGAGGGCGAGGGTGGCATGCAGGGACATCTGGCAATAGTGTTTCCTTTACCCCTAACAAGGTCTAGAAGGAGAGGGTTACTTGTGACATGCCTTCTACTgtccttttttcctccccctaTTCCTGCACTCTGTAACTTGCCCCCCTGATGCATTTGGCTGACTGTTAAATAGTTTATTAACTGTCTATACGCCTCACTTCCCTCCTTTGTGTTAAGACTCTTTACACTGCCAGGTTTTGCATGCAGATCACTGAGAAGATTACTCCTGCGAGCTGTACCTGTGGTCTCTTTCATCTTGGATGGACGAAGGGAGCCTTCTCGGACATTAAGTGAAGGATCTGACCCAGGGGGATGCATATTTGGCAACATCTTCCTCAGGAGGGCAGGATCTGCGTGGGGATGGAGGTCTCTGCCTAGAGTGCCATGTGAAGCCTTGTCCTCAAAGGCAAGACCTCTGAGTAAGGAAGATGAAGAGTTTGAGAGCGGGTGCTTGCCATCGGGAGCGCAAAGTGGTGAGTCAGTGGGAGTTGCACAAGCACTACTTCCTGTGCTGCAGCCAGCATCCAGAGAAGAGCATTGTGAGCTCTGCAAAGAGTGTTGAGCCTCACTTTGAAGGGAGGAGATCCGCTTAGCCAAGTGGTATTCACATAATCGTGCCACCCCATGCCGCAGTGGTGGCTGGGCCTGCTGCTCGTCCTCATGTGTCTCTACCTGTGCAGTGTCCCGCAGTTGTTTAGATGGTGAGGGAAAGCAAGTGTCAGATGAGAGCCCACCTTGCCCATTTCCAGGACTACTGTTGCAAGCTACATCTTCTTTAGAGCCTAAGTGGCTTGCAGTGGCTTGTTTCTCTGTGGATTTATTCTCAAATAATGGCTGCTGCCCTTGAATCCTCTCACAAAACGAAGTACGTTCAATGTCAAAATGACTCCTCCTGTGACTTTCTCTCCCACCTAAAGAGTTAAACTTCCCAGGGGGATCTGCTGTTTTCTTATGTCGTTTTCCACCACTCACCATTGTATTGGACTGGTAGCCGGTGTTTGAATTTACAAGTGTGCTTGAGTGTGCTTTGGGGATATAATCATGTAGTGATTTATCCTCCATGGCATCTGGCTCCATCTCAATGCCATCAGAAGATAAAATTTGCTTAGAAGGCACAGCAACAGACAGtacttcagtctgtctgtgtcgtGAGGGACTACGTGGTGGCTTTTGTATGGATGGTCTTGCAGAGGGGGAGACAGGAAATTCAGTCTTCTCTTCCAAAAGTGGCTGATAACCCTCAGTGGTGGCAACCAAGAGACGCATGGGATTCTCTGAGAGCCTGTGCGCTGCAGCCTGTTCTGAGTTTTCAGTCATCTCCGAAGAGTTTGTTTCATTTCCTGAATCTGACGAGGACTCAGGACTGAAAGCCCGAGACAGGACATTACCTGCAGGCAGCAGAGGGGACAACCAACAAAAT encodes:
- the LOC115817282 gene encoding FERM and PDZ domain-containing protein 4-like, with amino-acid sequence MRRDPVLGFGFVAGSEKPVVVRSVTPGGPSEGKLIPGDEIIMINDEAVASAPRERVIDLVRSCKESILLTVVQPYPSPKSAFISAAKKAKLKSNPVKVRFAEEVIINGQDTVKDNSLLFMPNVLKVYLENGQTKSFRFDSSTSIKDVIMTLQEKLSIKCIEHFSLMLEQRTEGSSSKLLLLHEQEMLTQVTQRPGSHKMKCFFRISFVPKDPVDLLRRDVVAFEYLYVQSCNDVVLERFGPELKYDAALRLAALQMYILTMTTRQTQKVSLKYIQKEWGLALFLPPSVLSSMKEKNIKKALTHILKTNQNLVPPGKKLTALQAKVHYLKYLSDLRLYGGGIFKSVLLQGEKQTEVTLLVGPRYGISHVINAKTNLVALLADFSHVNRIEILTEDETNVRVELHVLDVKPITLLMESSDAMNLACLTAGYYRLLVDSRRSIFNMSQSNSLSELDSGQDPRELEWPYSTSFGSCDDGNSQARVNESYQGEPDYPEGTQGETEIASPSIQDVQQPQYPMQQGGERSPRRSRSPQPPPLPPARHRPQDSPRSAKVSFIFGDPPLHSVNPQNLGYQRLMDESPEIPDRSVLLHTNDVSFRTSDDVPFQYNTRQNVVYSNIGEAKIFGSVEEGIEEPLLRDLCYAETTDDAEDEDDVSCEEDIAAAVGESAVRLPTSNTTFLALSGSSDDIIDLTSLPPPEGDDDEENDALLHSLNLAIAAPPPGFRDSSDEEGTESKGRPLGSCDNDNIPVSLIDAIPTHGEGSSDRNLDQAVVSTLQALEALAVSEERPNPQSNTSTGNVLSRAFSPESSSDSGNETNSSEMTENSEQAAAHRLSENPMRLLVATTEGYQPLLEEKTEFPVSPSARPSIQKPPRSPSRHRQTEVLSVAVPSKQILSSDGIEMEPDAMEDKSLHDYIPKAHSSTLVNSNTGYQSNTMVSGGKRHKKTADPPGKFNSLGGRESHRRSHFDIERTSFCERIQGQQPLFENKSTEKQATASHLGSKEDVACNSSPGNGQGGLSSDTCFPSPSKQLRDTAQVETHEDEQQAQPPLRHGVARLCEYHLAKRISSLQSEAQHSLQSSQCSSLDAGCSTGSSACATPTDSPLCAPDGKHPLSNSSSSLLRGLAFEDKASHGTLGRDLHPHADPALLRKMLPNMHPPGSDPSLNVREGSLRPSKMKETTARTEQHGMLPGGRDQPPILLRQAKTCATPPPPPPPPPPPPPPPPLLQHSTSVSTNCSVPLSESANTLRQNHVHMTAPALHQCNSTTNSLRRGRELRRSSSTVTTGSGSVETLFERTRTPSTGRCQQVSAHLCDGKLQRRPTGKKLSKSYSQGSMGSHTTCWSAGSKDSWRASVMLPLQKDGKQIKASQKLDTSPWRCNGPFSYCFFKRKSLAEEDDTDGEGPRRYHGDFNEAGTSQHSPNPVLDTTGEQLYGEVLNNMSFSDRLARINALKDHMYVFPTGFSEVQRDASELIALVRSSVGRGDRSVPPLQAQELAQYKQLLSIESKELGRACRRMAQAHGSPEEMLLAVTCSFQVLCCLSEACMCLVRGLGASAAQQQREVVAKVDEVVMNYICLLRAAEAASGSAPGDHSIKALARHSSTMSAIANTLTRSLKTLLSK